The window GGGCGGCTGCGCCAATGGCGTGACCTGTTCCCCGTCTGGCAGATCATCCCCTGGCAGCATCCCCAGGTGAGCGCCCGCTACCCCGAGGCTGAGACGGTCAACATGCGCCGGCTGTTGCGGGACAGCGAGGCGTTCCTGCTGCGTCTGGAACCACTGCCCCACACTCTCTGCCACGGCGATACCTATCCGACCAATTTCAAGTCACGCCGCGCGGCCGGGGGCGAGCAGACCGTCGCCCTGGATTGGGCGCTGGCCCATTTTGGCCCGGTCGGCTACGACCTCGGCGGGCTGGTGTTGGGCGCCTACCTCAACATCGCCGATTCCAACCTGGCCGAGGTCGATCGTGAACTGTTCGCGGCCTACATGGCCGGGCTGCGGGATAGCGGCTACGCGGGCGACCCCTTGACGGTCCGGTTCGCCTATGCCGCCTCGGCCGTGCTAATCATCGCCCTGTCCGAGTTGGCGATGCTGCACTTTGTCCTCACCGGAGTCATGACGGACCCAAGGGAGGCCACCGCGCCCACCCAACGACCCAACTTCGAGGGCGCGCTGGCCGACATCGCCTACGAACTGCTGGATTCGATACGCTGACCTGCCTTATTTCAGGTAGCGCTCAAACCAGCCCAGCATGTGCTCTAGCCGGGCGATGCGCCGGTCGGTGCGGCCGCCGCGGCTGACGCCGTGGGACTCGCCGGGCAGCAGCAATAGCTCCGTATCGACCCCCAGCCGCCGCAGGGCCACAAACACCTGCTCCCCCTGCTCCTGATCGCAGCGGTAGTCATTCTCGCTGTGGATGACCAGCGTCGGCGTCGTGGCGTTGTTGATGGCGCTGATGGGCGACTGCGCCCAGCAGGTCGCCATGTCGTCCCACGGCATGGGCGCGCCCGCCAGATGCTCCAGCCCGTAGTTCAGGTCGCTGGAGCCGTAGAAGCTGAGGAAATTGCTGACCACGCGCTGGGCCACGGCGGCCCGGAAGCGGTCGGTGCGGCCGATGATGAGCGTGGTCATGTAGCCGCCATAGCTGCCGCCGGTGACGCCCATACGGTCGGTGTCGATGTAGGGCAGCCGGGCCGCGTAGTCGGCCCAGGCCATCACGTCGTCGTAATCGACCGTGCCCCACCGGCCGTAGATGGCCCCGGTCATGGCCTCGCCATACCCCTGGCTGCCGCGCGGGTTGCTCCAGTAGACCACGTAGCCGGCCGCGGCCAGATAGTGGAACTCGTGCATGTAGATGTTGCCGTACTGCGTCTGCGGCCCGCCGTGGATTTGCAGGATAGACGGGTACTGTTGCGCCGGGTCGAAGCCGGGCGGCTTGAGGATCCAGCCGTGCAGATCGTAGCCGTCGGCGGCCTTGAACCACACCTCTTCGATGTCGCCCGTCGCTATCTCGGCCAGCCACGGGTTGAGCGTCGTCAGCGGGCGCGGTTCGCCGGGCCGGCCGTCCTGGCCGGCATCGCGCACCAGCAGTTGCACCGGGTCGTCCAGTGTCGACCACAGATAGGCGACGCGCCGCCGCTCGCGGTCGAAGGTGTAGCCGCCCAATACGCCCGGTTCATTGACCAGCCATAGCGGCTCGTCGTTTGGCTCGAAGACGGCCAGCGACAGCAGCCACTCATTCGCGCGCGTCGTGGCCAGGCAGTAGACGCGCCGGCCGTCGGCCGACCAGACGGGCAACGACGGCGCGGTGCCGTTGAAGAAGTCGCCGTTGGTCGCGGGGGCCAGATGCAGGTCAATAGCGCCGCTCAGTTCGCGCGCGCCGCCGCCGGCCACGGGGGCCACGTAGAGGCGGGCGTTCTGATACCAGCGGCCAAACTCAGCGCGCCCCAGATAGGCCACGTGTGTCCCATCGGGCGAAAAGACGGCGGCGAACTTGCGGCCGGGGTGTGTCTCCAGTTGGCGCATCTCGCCGCCGGCGGCCGGGATGAGGTATAGCTCGGTCGCGTCGAAGTCCATGTCCGGCCGCTCGGCGCGGTTGGAGGCGAACAGGATTTGTTGGCCGTCGGGCGACCAGCGCGGCTCGGTCTCGTCCTTGTCGCCCTCGGTCAACTGGGTGGCCGCGCCGTTGGCGGCGTCGATGACCCAGACGTGCCAGCGCTCGCGGGGCAGGTAGCCCGCGCCGTCGAACTTGTAATCGGCGCTGGTGATGTGGCGGTAGGAGATGCCCAGCTTCTTCTTCGTCTCGTCCTTTTCGCGCTCCAGCGCGTCGGCGTCCTTGCGCCGGAACTGGCAGACGAGTTGCGCGCCGTCGGGCGACCATTCGAACGAGGCGAAATTGCCCTTCAACTCGGTCAGCGGCCGGGCCTCGCCGCCGTCAATCGGGATGAGGTAGATCTGCGCCTGCTCCTCGTTGCCGCGGTTGGAGACGAAGGCGATCGTCTGGCCGTCGGGCGACCAGCGCGGCTGGGTGTCGGCCCATTTGCCGTGGGTGAACTGGCGCAGGCGCGTGCCGTCGGCCTCGGCCAGCCAGAGATTGGTGTACTTTTTCTCCGTCTCGCGCTCCACGCGCTGCACGGTGAAGACCACGCGGCGGCCGTCGGGAGCGATCTGGGGGTCGCCGGGGGTGTTGAAACGGTAGAGATCATCGGCCGCGGTCAGGCGGGGCATGGCGGGGGTCTGGGGGTCGGTCATCAGCTCGTAACTCCGTGGAATGGTTTGGCCGTAAGATACCACGATCTCCGCCGGGTGCTATAATCCCGGCCAATCGACCGGCGACCCGGTACGAACTTCATCCCTACGAGTTTACCTATGAGACGTAGCTTTTTCCTGGCCCTGATTCTCCTGACCGCCGCCCTGGCCGCTTGCGGCGGCAACGCCCCGGCCGAACTGACCACCATCCGCCTGCCGATGGGCTATGTGGCCGACCCGCAATACGCGCCGTTCTACGTGGCCGTGGAGCGCGGCTACTTCGCCGAGGAAGGACTGGCGCTGGAGTTCGACTACAGCTTCGAGACCGACGGCATCGCCCTCGTCGGGGCGGGCGAGTTGCCGCTGGCCGTCGCCAGCGGCGAGCAGGTCATCCTGGCCCGCGCCCAGGGGCTGCCGGTGGTCTACGTGATGCAGTGGTGGCAGCGCTACCCCATCGCCGTGGCCGCTCTGAGCGCGGCGGGCATCACCACCCCGGCCGATCTGGCCGGACGCAACGTGGGCATACCCGGTTTCTTCGGGGCCAGCTACGTCGGGCTGGTGGGGCTGCTGTCGGCCAATGGCCTGACCCTGGACGACATCGACGCCAACGACATCGGCTTCAACCAGGTCGAGTCGCTGCTGACCGGCCAATCGGAGGCGGTGGTGGTCTACATCAACAATGAGCCGGTGCAGTTGCGCCAGCGCGGCGAGACCATCGACATCATCGCCGTGGCCGACTACATCGACCTGGTCGCCAACGGCATCCTGACCAACGAGCAGACCATCGCCGAGAACCCGGAACTGGTGCAGGGTTTCATCAATGCCTTCAGGCGCGGCCTGGAGGACACGCTGGCCGACCCGGACGCGGCCTACGAGATCAGCAAGCAGTACGTTGAGGGGCTGGGCGACGATCGGCGCGGCGTGCTGGAGGCGTCGCTGCCGCTGTGGCAGGCCGAGCAACTCGGTCGCACCGACCCCGCCGCCTGGCAGCAGACGCAGGACATCCTGATCGAGATGGGCCTGCTCGACGGCCCGCTGCCCGATCTGGCTGAGACGTATACCAATGAGTTTGTGGAGCAGGCGACGGAATAGTGGATAGTGGGCAGTGGGTAGTGGACAGTGATCAGGCTGACCACTGACCACTGACCACTGACCACTGACCACTGACCACTGACCACTGACCACTGACCACTGACCACTGACCACCAATCTGTGAAATCTGTGTAATCTGTGGTTTCTCTTCTTTAATGAGCACGCCAGAGTTTCTCTCTCTCCACGACGTGGGCCTGACCTTCGCCGACACGGGCGAAGAGGTTTTGTCGGGCGTCACTCTGTCGATTCGCGCCGGGGCGTTTGTGGCCTTGGTCGGCCGCTCCGGGGTGGGCAAGTCAACCTTGTTGCGGGTCATCGGCGGGCTGCTGCGGCCGACGGCCGGCGTCGTGCGCTTGCTGGGCGGCGACCCGGCCGTCTCGCCCACGCCCATCGGCATCGTCTTCCAGCGCGATAACCTGATGCCCTGGCGGACGGTGGCGGAAAATGTGAGGTTGCCGCTGGAGATGAGCAGGGGGGCAGGGGAGCAGGGGAGCGGGGGAGCAGGGGAGTTGATGGATGGGGCGGCGCGGGTGGCCGAGGCGTTGGCGATGGTGGGCTTGAGCGATCAAGGGGATAGCTACCCGGCGCAACTGTCGGGCGGCATGGCCCAGCGCGTGGCGATTGCCCGGGCGCTGGTGCACCGGCCGGAGTTGCTGCTGCTCGACGAGCCGTTCGGCGCGCTCGACGCGCTGACGCGGGAGCACATGGCCCAGGAGCTATTGGGCATCTGGCAGGCCCACCCGGTGACGGTATTGATGGTGACCCACAGCATCGCCGAAGCGGTGCTGCTGGCCGACGAGGTGCTGGTGATGAACGACCGGCCGGGGCGCATCACCGAGCGCATCGCTATCGATCTGCCGCGGCCGCGGGCGCTGGAGATCGAGGCAACGGTGGCGTATCAGGAGTATGTGGCTAGGGTGCGGGCGGCTATTAGGGAGTAGAACTGCTACATCTCGACGTTGACGGTCGCGGCTGATCCGCCTTCATAGTCGGAAACATAATTGAAACTGATCATGTCATTCTCTCACCAAGCGCGGCGAACGAATA is drawn from Candidatus Promineifilum breve and contains these coding sequences:
- a CDS encoding phosphotransferase yields the protein MTFDEAFILNTVGLPGLTDIARQAAGVANLTLGTWGIKQIAGGLGNPVSVGLFRVEGVGRAGSEQRPWSAILKIIQSPANVGQTNLGEGDDPTHWNYWRREVLVYQSSLLPTLPTGLIAPRFFGMNELPGEMACLWLEEVIDDYQDVWPPERYALTARHLGRLNGQYAGEQPPAAFPWLGRGRLRQWRDLFPVWQIIPWQHPQVSARYPEAETVNMRRLLRDSEAFLLRLEPLPHTLCHGDTYPTNFKSRRAAGGEQTVALDWALAHFGPVGYDLGGLVLGAYLNIADSNLAEVDRELFAAYMAGLRDSGYAGDPLTVRFAYAASAVLIIALSELAMLHFVLTGVMTDPREATAPTQRPNFEGALADIAYELLDSIR
- a CDS encoding S9 family peptidase, translating into MTDPQTPAMPRLTAADDLYRFNTPGDPQIAPDGRRVVFTVQRVERETEKKYTNLWLAEADGTRLRQFTHGKWADTQPRWSPDGQTIAFVSNRGNEEQAQIYLIPIDGGEARPLTELKGNFASFEWSPDGAQLVCQFRRKDADALEREKDETKKKLGISYRHITSADYKFDGAGYLPRERWHVWVIDAANGAATQLTEGDKDETEPRWSPDGQQILFASNRAERPDMDFDATELYLIPAAGGEMRQLETHPGRKFAAVFSPDGTHVAYLGRAEFGRWYQNARLYVAPVAGGGARELSGAIDLHLAPATNGDFFNGTAPSLPVWSADGRRVYCLATTRANEWLLSLAVFEPNDEPLWLVNEPGVLGGYTFDRERRRVAYLWSTLDDPVQLLVRDAGQDGRPGEPRPLTTLNPWLAEIATGDIEEVWFKAADGYDLHGWILKPPGFDPAQQYPSILQIHGGPQTQYGNIYMHEFHYLAAAGYVVYWSNPRGSQGYGEAMTGAIYGRWGTVDYDDVMAWADYAARLPYIDTDRMGVTGGSYGGYMTTLIIGRTDRFRAAVAQRVVSNFLSFYGSSDLNYGLEHLAGAPMPWDDMATCWAQSPISAINNATTPTLVIHSENDYRCDQEQGEQVFVALRRLGVDTELLLLPGESHGVSRGGRTDRRIARLEHMLGWFERYLK
- a CDS encoding ABC transporter substrate-binding protein, whose translation is MRRSFFLALILLTAALAACGGNAPAELTTIRLPMGYVADPQYAPFYVAVERGYFAEEGLALEFDYSFETDGIALVGAGELPLAVASGEQVILARAQGLPVVYVMQWWQRYPIAVAALSAAGITTPADLAGRNVGIPGFFGASYVGLVGLLSANGLTLDDIDANDIGFNQVESLLTGQSEAVVVYINNEPVQLRQRGETIDIIAVADYIDLVANGILTNEQTIAENPELVQGFINAFRRGLEDTLADPDAAYEISKQYVEGLGDDRRGVLEASLPLWQAEQLGRTDPAAWQQTQDILIEMGLLDGPLPDLAETYTNEFVEQATE
- a CDS encoding ABC transporter ATP-binding protein, which encodes MSTPEFLSLHDVGLTFADTGEEVLSGVTLSIRAGAFVALVGRSGVGKSTLLRVIGGLLRPTAGVVRLLGGDPAVSPTPIGIVFQRDNLMPWRTVAENVRLPLEMSRGAGEQGSGGAGELMDGAARVAEALAMVGLSDQGDSYPAQLSGGMAQRVAIARALVHRPELLLLDEPFGALDALTREHMAQELLGIWQAHPVTVLMVTHSIAEAVLLADEVLVMNDRPGRITERIAIDLPRPRALEIEATVAYQEYVARVRAAIRE